Proteins encoded together in one Juglans regia cultivar Chandler chromosome 9, Walnut 2.0, whole genome shotgun sequence window:
- the LOC108993306 gene encoding NAD(P)H dehydrogenase (quinone) FQR1-like: protein MATKVYIVYYSMYGHVEKLAEEIKKGAASVEGVEAKLWQVPETLPEEALGKLSAPPKTDVPIISPNELAEADGFVFGFPTRFGMMAAQFKAFLDATGGLWRTQQLAGKPAGIFYSTASQGGGQETTALTAITQLVHHGMIFVPIGYTFGAGMFEMEKVKGGSPYGAGTFAGDGSRQPSELELEQAFHQGKYIATITKKLKGAA from the exons ATGGCCACCAAAGTGTATATTGT GTACTATTCCATGTATGGACATGTAGAGAAACTAGCAGAAGAGATAAAGAAAGGGGCTGCATCTGTTGAAGGTGTGGAAGCCAAATTATGGCAG GTGCCCGAGACACTACCAGAAGAGGCGCTTGGGAAGCTGAGTGCACCACCAAAGACTGATGTACCAATCATTTCGCCCAATGAGCTTGCTGAGGCTGATGGGTTTGTTTTTGGCTTCCCAACAAGATTTGGAATGATGGCTGCTCAATTCAAAGCTTTTCTGGATGCAACTGGAGGTTTATGGAGAACACAACAGCTAGCAGGCAAGCCTGCTGGGATCTTTTACAGCACCGCATCTCAGGGTGGTGGACAAGAGACAACTGC GTTAACTGCAATTACTCAGCTGGTTCACCATGGAATGATTTTTGTACCCATTGGATATACATTCGGAGCTGGCATGTTTGAAATGGAGAAAGTGAAGGGTGGAAGTCCTTATGGTGCTGGAACTTTCGCTGGAGACGGCTCGAGACAGCCATCTGAGCTTGAGTTGGAGCAAGCATTCCACCAGGGAAAATACATTGCCACCATCACAAAGAAACTCAAGGGCGCTGCTTAA